The stretch of DNA AGGAGAGATGGCTTATGATTTTCTGGGTAGAAGCGGGAAACTTTTTACCACTATTAAAGAAGACAAAATAGGTATGATCGAAATTATCATTAATAAAGACCCTATAAAACTAATGGTAAAAAGCAAAGATGGTTCTGAAATAAAACAAGGAGAAAATGCAATTATCGTAGACGAAGAACCGCAAAAAAAGTATTATTACGTCGAAAAAACATTTGAAATTTAAAACAATTATAACAACTATTTTTAATTATTTATGAATACATTCTACATTGCACTTGCTGTAATTATTATTGCAGGCTTAGGCCTAATCTTGTGGATACTTTCCATGTACAAAAAAACCGTACAAGGAATTGTAATTTTAAGAACCGGATATGGTGGAACAAAAGTTTTTTTTAACGCAGGAATAGTAATTCCAGTAATTCATAGACAAGAAAGCATGGATATTTCTGTAAAAAAATTAGAAATCTCAAGAGAAGGAAAAGACGGACTTATTTGTAAAGATAATATGCGTGCCGATATACAAGTTGCATTCTTCATTCGCGTTAATAAATCGGTAGATGATATTGTTAATGTAGCCCAAACAATCGGTTGTCAAAGAGCATCAGATATTTCAACTTTACGCGAACTATTTGAAGCTAAATTCTCTGAAGCATTAAAAACAGTAGGTAAAAAGTTCGATTTTACAGAGTTATATGAAGCCCGAAGTGAATTTAGAAATGAAATACTAAATATCATCGGAACAGACTTAAATGGTTATGTTTTAGATGATTGCGCTATTGATTATTTGGAACAAACATCGTTAAATCACTTAAATAAGGATAATATTTTAGATGCTGAAGGTATCAAAAAAATTACCGAGTTAACAGCTAACCAAAACATTAAAGCAAACCTTGTTAGACGTGATGAAGAAAAAACCATCAAAAAGCAGGATGTTGAAGCAAGAGAAGCTATTTTAGAATTGGAGAAACAATTAGCTGAAAAAGAAGAGTCGCAAAAACGTGAGATTGAAAACATCAAAGCACGTGAAAATGCTGAAATTCTTAAAGTAGCCGAAGAAGAACGTTTGAAACATGAAACGGTTCGCATCGCAACTGAAGAAAGGTTACAAATTGCAGAAGAAAACAAACAACGTCAAGTTGTAATAGCAGCTAAAAATAAGGAGCGTGCCGATTTAGTTGAAACTGAAAGAGTACAAAAGGACCGCTTACTGGAAGCAACAGAAAGAGAGCGTGTGGTTGCACTAGCTGAAATTGAAAAAGAAAAAGCAGTAGAACTAGAAAAGAAAAACATTCAAGATGTAATTCGCGAGCGTTTGGTAAAAGAAAAAACAGTAGTAGAAGAACAACAAACTATTTTCGATGTTGAAGCACTAAAAGTTGCTGAACGTGACAAACAGGTAAAAATTATTGCTGCAAACAAAGAAGCTGAAGAGCGTTTGATTGCTGAAACTAAAGCTGCTGAGGCTCGTAAATTAGCTGCTGAAAAAGATGCTCAAAAATATGTTATTGAAGCGCAAGCAAAACGCGATGCTGCAGAAAAAGAAGCAGAAGCAAGAAAAATTATAGCTGATGCACAAGCAAAAGAAGAAGCAATTGTAGGTTTATCTGAAGCACAAGTTATGCATGCTAAAGCAGAAGCACAAGAACGTCAAGGAGTAGTTGAAGCTACAATTATTGAGAAAAAAGCTGAAGCAAACAAAAAAGATGGTCTTGCACAAGCAGAAGTAATTAAAGAAAAAGCATTGGCTGAAGCCGCTGGTATTACAGAGAAAGCAGAAGCAATGAAAAAATTAAACGATGCTGGTAAAGACCACGAGGAGTTCCGTTTAAGACTTGCTAAAGAAAAAGAAGTTGAATTGGCACAAATTGCAATTCAAAAAGATATTGCAGATGCTCAAGCACATGTTTTAGCGGAAGCATTTAAAACTGCTAATATTGATATTGTGGGTGGTGATAATACTTTCTTTGATAATGTTATCAAACAAGTTACTGCTGGAAAAGGAATTGACAAATTCATTCAACACAGTGAAAATGCACAATTGCTAAAAGAAGCCCTTTTGAACAATGATGAAGAAGGAAATCTAGTAGGAAAAGTAATGCAAATTGTTGAGAAATATAAAATCTCTTCTGAAGACATTAAAAACCTAAGTATTGCTTCATTAATCTTTAAATTAAAAGATATTGCTAATAAAAACGAGCAAGGTATTTTAACTAAAGCTCTAGACATGGCAAGACACTTAGGAATCGACAATAAGCCTATCAATTAATTTGATTTATAAAAAACACCTATTGCTTAAAGCAATAGGTGTTTAAAACAATAAAACTCTCATTTACAATTTTATATGAGTAACGAAACCATACAAAATGGTACTTACGAAATTATTCAACAACGCTTAACACAACAAAAAAATGAGCTTACAAAAAGAATAGCTCTTGTTGATGAAGAACGAAAGAAAATTTTTGGAGGTATCGATTATAATCTTATCGCAAATGAAAGACTTTCAACTGAGCAAAGTTGTAAAATTCGCGATATCATTTCTATTGGTTCTATTTGTTTGGTTGGACATCAAACACATCTTGGGTTAAAAACAGAAGTTGATATTACCGATGTTTTTTCCATGTATACTTTTTCTGAAAATCGATTTGAACCTCTTGCCTTATCATGGCTAGAAGATCAAAACTTTATAGACGAATTCAAAAATCTTTATAAATATTATAGAAATACAACATTTACCAAATTTTTCATCTCTGGTAATTATCTATATTTTGTCTTCCAATTATCTTCAAGTGCAACAGATATTAAAGCATTTAAATGGCTGTTAAAAGAAGATGGAATAGT from Flavobacterium haoranii encodes:
- a CDS encoding flotillin; the encoded protein is MNTFYIALAVIIIAGLGLILWILSMYKKTVQGIVILRTGYGGTKVFFNAGIVIPVIHRQESMDISVKKLEISREGKDGLICKDNMRADIQVAFFIRVNKSVDDIVNVAQTIGCQRASDISTLRELFEAKFSEALKTVGKKFDFTELYEARSEFRNEILNIIGTDLNGYVLDDCAIDYLEQTSLNHLNKDNILDAEGIKKITELTANQNIKANLVRRDEEKTIKKQDVEAREAILELEKQLAEKEESQKREIENIKARENAEILKVAEEERLKHETVRIATEERLQIAEENKQRQVVIAAKNKERADLVETERVQKDRLLEATERERVVALAEIEKEKAVELEKKNIQDVIRERLVKEKTVVEEQQTIFDVEALKVAERDKQVKIIAANKEAEERLIAETKAAEARKLAAEKDAQKYVIEAQAKRDAAEKEAEARKIIADAQAKEEAIVGLSEAQVMHAKAEAQERQGVVEATIIEKKAEANKKDGLAQAEVIKEKALAEAAGITEKAEAMKKLNDAGKDHEEFRLRLAKEKEVELAQIAIQKDIADAQAHVLAEAFKTANIDIVGGDNTFFDNVIKQVTAGKGIDKFIQHSENAQLLKEALLNNDEEGNLVGKVMQIVEKYKISSEDIKNLSIASLIFKLKDIANKNEQGILTKALDMARHLGIDNKPIN